A genomic region of Alistipes megaguti contains the following coding sequences:
- a CDS encoding RnfABCDGE type electron transport complex subunit D, whose product MANKLIVAPSPHVQTLQSTAHIMRDVVIALLPALVVSTIVFGVDVLRVTALSVAACVVFEFLIQKYVVRGPLTISNWSAVVTGVLLAFNLPASIPWWIVLIGAFVAIAIAKMTFGGLGKNPFNPALVGRVFLLVAYPVQMTTWPLPVNGAFDALSGATPLAAVKQGLAAPDALGVQDLLLGNMPGSLGEVAALALLVGFVYLLWRRVITWHIPVTILVTMALFAFVVALCKDESGAMLWQLPLFHVLAGGAILGSVFMATDYSTSPMTVKGGVIFGIGIGVITMLIRLWGAYPEGMSFAILLMNACVPLINKYVKPKRFGVK is encoded by the coding sequence ATGGCAAACAAACTTATTGTCGCTCCCTCGCCGCACGTCCAGACCTTGCAGTCGACGGCCCACATCATGCGCGACGTGGTGATCGCCCTGTTGCCCGCGCTGGTCGTCTCGACCATCGTCTTCGGGGTCGACGTGCTTCGGGTGACGGCCCTCTCGGTCGCTGCCTGCGTGGTGTTCGAATTCCTGATTCAGAAATACGTGGTCCGCGGCCCGCTGACCATCTCCAACTGGTCGGCCGTCGTTACGGGCGTGCTGCTGGCCTTCAACCTCCCGGCCTCGATCCCCTGGTGGATCGTCCTCATCGGCGCCTTCGTCGCCATCGCCATCGCCAAGATGACCTTCGGCGGCCTGGGCAAGAACCCCTTCAATCCGGCTCTGGTCGGACGTGTCTTCCTGCTCGTGGCCTATCCCGTGCAGATGACCACCTGGCCCCTGCCCGTCAACGGCGCCTTCGACGCCCTGTCGGGCGCTACGCCGCTGGCGGCCGTCAAACAGGGTCTGGCCGCCCCCGATGCCCTCGGCGTGCAGGATCTGCTGCTGGGCAACATGCCCGGTTCGCTGGGTGAGGTTGCCGCACTGGCCCTGCTCGTCGGGTTTGTCTACCTGCTGTGGCGCCGCGTCATCACGTGGCACATCCCGGTGACGATCCTCGTGACGATGGCCCTGTTCGCTTTCGTGGTGGCCCTGTGCAAGGACGAGTCGGGCGCCATGCTCTGGCAGCTGCCCCTGTTCCACGTACTGGCCGGCGGCGCCATCCTCGGTTCGGTCTTCATGGCCACCGACTACTCGACCTCGCCGATGACCGTCAAGGGCGGCGTGATCTTCGGTATCGGTATCGGCGTCATCACGATGCTCATCCGTCTGTGGGGCGCCTATCCCGAGGGCATGTCGTTCGCCATCCTCTTGATGAACGCCTGCGTGCCCCTGATCAACAAGTATGTCAAACCCAAACGCTTCGGCGTAAAATAA
- the thiL gene encoding thiamine-phosphate kinase, protein MTEFGFIEQIRRLFAPIPDQGFEGIGDDCAVLPLAGGEALVFTADLLTEGVHFLRHATSARELGGKSLAVNLSDVASMGARPVATLLSIALPRDAAQSWALEFIEGYRTLSERYSTPLVGGDTTRSEAGITINVTAIGRAPLTHLKRRRDARPGDVILAAGELGASGAGLRDLLAGRLDTPLAALHRNPAPQVDEGVWFGSRPEVHAMMDLSDGLASDLRHILDLSHVGAEIDLEQIPVAAGSDLQTALCGGEDYKLLLTADTASAERLTAEFRTRFGTPLYPIGRITSEAGLTWLRNGRPEPHDWQGFSHY, encoded by the coding sequence ATGACCGAATTCGGATTCATCGAACAGATACGCCGACTTTTCGCCCCGATTCCCGATCAGGGATTCGAGGGAATCGGCGACGATTGCGCCGTGCTGCCGCTCGCCGGGGGCGAGGCGCTTGTCTTCACGGCGGACCTGCTGACCGAGGGGGTCCACTTCCTGCGCCACGCCACCTCGGCGCGCGAACTGGGCGGCAAATCGCTGGCCGTCAATCTGAGCGACGTGGCCTCGATGGGGGCGCGTCCCGTAGCGACGCTGTTGTCGATTGCCCTTCCGCGGGATGCCGCCCAGTCGTGGGCGCTGGAGTTCATCGAGGGGTACCGCACGCTCTCCGAACGCTACTCCACGCCGCTTGTCGGGGGTGACACGACGCGCTCCGAAGCCGGCATCACGATCAACGTCACGGCCATCGGCCGCGCCCCCCTTACGCACCTCAAGCGGCGCCGCGACGCCCGCCCGGGCGACGTGATCCTTGCAGCGGGCGAACTGGGCGCCTCGGGAGCCGGACTGCGCGATCTGCTTGCCGGACGGCTCGACACCCCGCTGGCTGCCCTCCACCGCAACCCCGCGCCGCAGGTCGACGAGGGGGTGTGGTTCGGCTCGCGGCCGGAGGTCCACGCCATGATGGACCTCTCGGACGGGCTGGCTTCGGATCTGCGCCACATCCTCGACCTCTCGCACGTCGGGGCGGAGATCGACCTCGAACAGATTCCCGTGGCCGCGGGCTCCGACCTGCAGACGGCGCTCTGCGGGGGCGAGGACTACAAGCTGCTGCTGACGGCCGACACCGCCTCGGCCGAACGGCTCACGGCGGAGTTCCGCACACGCTTCGGCACGCCGCTCTACCCCATCGGCCGCATCACCTCCGAAGCGGGGCTCACCTGGCTGCGCAACGGCCGCCCCGAGCCCCACGACTGGCAGGGATTTTCGCACTATTAG
- a CDS encoding septum formation initiator family protein yields MKIRIGRRFWILLTAGIVVFSVFVIGRNALHAVKIKRQINGLERQYDFYVEKIAQDSTLLERLRYDDYLEEYAREHYHMQRRNEHVYILEE; encoded by the coding sequence ATGAAGATTCGGATTGGACGTCGTTTCTGGATCCTCCTCACGGCAGGCATCGTGGTCTTCTCGGTCTTCGTGATCGGGCGGAACGCCCTGCATGCCGTGAAGATCAAACGGCAGATCAATGGCCTCGAGCGGCAGTATGACTTCTACGTCGAAAAGATCGCTCAGGACAGTACGCTGCTCGAAAGACTGCGTTACGACGACTATCTCGAAGAGTATGCCCGCGAGCATTACCACATGCAGCGGCGCAACGAACACGTCTACATCCTGGAAGAGTAG
- the rsxA gene encoding electron transport complex subunit RsxA: MEISYFAIIIGAIFVNNVVLAQFLGICPFLGVSSKVETSMGMGAAVTFVMALTALVAWPIQTYILVPLHIEYMQTIVFILVIAALVQMVEIILKKVSPSLYQALGIFLPLITTNCAVLGVAILMIQKEFNLLQSVAYSVSTALGFALALVIFAGIRERLEFEEVPKAFRGVPIALITAGILAMAFLGFSGLV; encoded by the coding sequence ATGGAGATCTCCTATTTCGCAATCATCATCGGCGCCATCTTCGTCAACAACGTCGTTCTGGCCCAGTTCCTCGGCATCTGCCCCTTCCTGGGCGTGTCGTCGAAGGTCGAAACCTCGATGGGTATGGGTGCCGCTGTTACGTTCGTCATGGCCCTGACCGCGCTGGTGGCCTGGCCCATTCAGACCTATATCCTCGTCCCGCTGCACATCGAGTACATGCAGACGATCGTCTTCATCCTTGTCATCGCAGCGCTGGTGCAGATGGTCGAGATCATCCTCAAGAAGGTTTCCCCCTCGCTCTATCAGGCGCTGGGTATCTTCCTGCCGCTGATCACCACGAACTGCGCCGTGCTGGGCGTCGCCATCCTCATGATCCAGAAGGAGTTCAACCTGCTGCAGAGTGTCGCCTATTCGGTCTCCACGGCCCTGGGATTCGCCCTGGCACTGGTGATTTTTGCCGGCATCCGCGAGCGTCTGGAGTTCGAGGAGGTGCCCAAGGCCTTCCGCGGTGTCCCCATCGCCCTGATCACGGCCGGCATCCTGGCCATGGCCTTCCTCGGCTTCTCGGGTCTGGTTTAG
- the aroQ gene encoding type II 3-dehydroquinate dehydratase, with product MKILILNGPNLNLQGRRDPAVYGTQTFGKLFDELRSRYPQVEFDYVQSNHEGVLIDTIQQADGRFDGVVLNAGGYTHTSVALRDAVAAVEVPVVEVHISSILARESFRHTSLLASVVMGSIMGFGLDSYRLGVEALIHAAAAR from the coding sequence ATGAAAATACTGATTCTCAACGGCCCGAATCTCAACCTGCAGGGACGTCGCGACCCGGCCGTCTACGGCACGCAAACCTTCGGGAAACTCTTCGATGAATTGCGCTCCCGTTATCCGCAGGTCGAGTTCGACTACGTGCAGTCGAACCACGAAGGGGTGCTCATCGACACGATCCAGCAGGCCGACGGCCGCTTCGACGGCGTGGTGCTCAATGCCGGCGGATACACCCATACGTCGGTGGCACTGCGGGATGCCGTGGCTGCCGTCGAGGTGCCGGTTGTCGAGGTGCACATCTCCTCGATCCTCGCCCGCGAGTCGTTCCGCCACACCTCGCTGCTCGCCTCCGTGGTCATGGGGTCGATCATGGGCTTCGGGCTCGACTCCTATCGTCTGGGTGTCGAGGCGCTCATTCACGCCGCTGCGGCCCGATAG
- a CDS encoding RnfABCDGE type electron transport complex subunit G has translation MKSTLVNMTAVLFVITLVASAGVGVVNMITEEPIALAKEAATKAALAEVLPAFDSTEEQTLTVDELPITVYTATKEGQVTGYAVQTMTKQGFNGVVRLMVGFTPDGEVVNVNVLEQSETPGLGTKMADEGNPLLGSIQGQKLENKKLVDGKLAVTKDGGDVDALTAATISSRAYVDAVNRAWMAYKSVAAGVEATDTASGATHPVAEQTNEPAAQEGGQYE, from the coding sequence ATGAAAAGTACACTTGTCAACATGACTGCGGTCCTCTTCGTCATTACGCTCGTGGCGTCGGCCGGCGTCGGCGTCGTGAACATGATCACCGAAGAGCCGATCGCCCTGGCCAAGGAGGCCGCCACGAAGGCCGCTCTTGCCGAAGTACTCCCGGCCTTTGATTCGACCGAGGAGCAGACCCTGACCGTCGATGAACTCCCCATTACGGTCTACACCGCCACCAAAGAGGGTCAGGTGACCGGTTATGCCGTGCAGACGATGACCAAACAGGGCTTCAACGGCGTTGTTCGGCTGATGGTGGGCTTCACGCCCGACGGCGAGGTCGTCAACGTCAACGTCCTCGAACAGTCCGAGACCCCCGGTCTGGGAACCAAAATGGCCGATGAAGGCAACCCGCTGCTGGGCAGCATTCAGGGCCAGAAACTCGAAAACAAGAAACTCGTCGACGGAAAACTCGCCGTGACGAAGGATGGCGGCGATGTCGATGCGCTGACGGCCGCTACGATCTCCTCGCGTGCCTATGTCGATGCCGTCAACCGCGCCTGGATGGCCTACAAGAGTGTGGCTGCGGGCGTCGAGGCTACGGATACCGCCTCCGGTGCCACGCATCCCGTCGCTGAACAAACCAATGAGCCTGCGGCTCAGGAAGGAGGGCAATATGAATAA
- a CDS encoding RnfABCDGE type electron transport complex subunit B — MEVLLYTILTLCVLGVLAAVILYFVAQKFRVEEDPRIDEVEKMLPGANCGGCGFAGCRGMADALVKRDDISELFCPVGGGDCMKAIAGYLGKAAAEKQPEVATVRCGGTCEKRPRTNEYNGARSCAVAASLYVGETGCAFGCLGFGDCVAACVFDAIHMNPQTGLPEVDPDKCTACGACVKACPKMVIELRKKWPKNRAVYVSCVSKDKGAVVMKACKAGCIGCGKCEKVCAFGAITVTNNLAYIDPQKCKLCRKCVNECPTGAIKLVGMDPLPKEPKAPAAPKAAAPAEKAAPKAAPAEKAAPAAPKAAPAEAPSTPKEPNHES; from the coding sequence ATGGAAGTATTACTTTACACGATCCTGACACTGTGCGTGTTGGGTGTGCTCGCCGCCGTGATCCTCTACTTCGTGGCCCAGAAGTTCCGCGTCGAGGAGGATCCCCGGATCGACGAGGTGGAGAAAATGCTGCCCGGAGCGAACTGCGGCGGTTGTGGTTTCGCCGGATGTCGCGGTATGGCCGATGCCCTGGTCAAGCGCGATGACATCTCCGAACTCTTCTGCCCGGTCGGCGGCGGCGACTGCATGAAGGCCATTGCCGGCTATCTGGGCAAGGCTGCGGCCGAAAAACAGCCCGAAGTCGCTACTGTCCGTTGCGGCGGTACGTGCGAAAAGCGCCCCCGCACGAACGAGTACAATGGTGCCCGGTCGTGTGCCGTGGCCGCATCGCTCTATGTCGGCGAGACCGGATGTGCGTTCGGCTGTCTGGGATTCGGCGACTGTGTGGCCGCCTGCGTCTTCGACGCCATCCACATGAACCCCCAAACGGGGCTGCCCGAGGTCGATCCCGACAAGTGTACGGCCTGCGGCGCCTGCGTCAAGGCCTGCCCCAAGATGGTCATCGAACTGCGCAAGAAGTGGCCCAAGAACCGCGCCGTCTATGTGTCGTGTGTCTCGAAGGACAAGGGCGCCGTCGTGATGAAGGCCTGCAAGGCCGGTTGCATCGGCTGCGGCAAGTGCGAGAAGGTCTGCGCCTTCGGGGCCATCACCGTCACGAACAACCTGGCCTACATCGACCCGCAGAAGTGCAAGCTCTGCCGCAAGTGTGTCAACGAGTGCCCGACGGGTGCCATCAAGCTCGTCGGCATGGATCCGCTGCCCAAGGAGCCCAAGGCTCCCGCTGCCCCGAAGGCCGCGGCGCCCGCCGAAAAGGCTGCTCCCAAGGCCGCACCGGCTGAAAAGGCCGCTCCGGCTGCCCCGAAAGCGGCTCCGGCGGAGGCTCCTTCGACCCCGAAAGAGCCCAATCATGAATCGTAA
- a CDS encoding RnfABCDGE type electron transport complex subunit E codes for MNKLKIALSGIIKNNPTFVLVLGMCPTLGTTTSAENGMGMGLATAAVLTLSNLVISLIKNLIPDKVRIPAFIVVIASFVTVIQMLMQAFVPALYASLGVFIPLIVVNCIILGRAEAFASKNSPVDSMMDGLGVGLGFTLSLTVIGAVREILGSGAIFGVSLGISDYTPLIFVLAPGAFLVLGYLMVLFNKLAKK; via the coding sequence ATGAATAAACTGAAAATCGCCTTGAGCGGCATCATCAAGAACAACCCGACGTTCGTACTGGTGCTCGGCATGTGCCCCACGCTGGGTACCACCACCTCGGCCGAAAACGGCATGGGTATGGGTCTGGCTACGGCCGCCGTGCTGACCCTGTCGAACCTCGTGATCTCGCTCATCAAGAACCTCATCCCGGACAAGGTCCGCATCCCGGCCTTCATCGTCGTGATCGCCTCGTTCGTTACCGTGATCCAGATGCTGATGCAGGCCTTCGTGCCGGCACTCTACGCCTCGCTGGGCGTCTTCATCCCGCTGATCGTCGTCAACTGCATCATCCTCGGACGCGCCGAGGCCTTCGCCTCGAAAAACTCGCCCGTCGACTCGATGATGGACGGTCTGGGCGTCGGTCTGGGTTTCACCCTCTCGCTGACGGTCATCGGCGCCGTGCGCGAGATCCTCGGCAGCGGCGCCATCTTCGGCGTCAGCCTCGGCATCTCCGACTACACGCCCCTGATCTTCGTCCTCGCACCCGGTGCCTTCCTCGTGTTGGGGTATCTGATGGTTCTGTTTAACAAATTAGCCAAGAAGTAG
- a CDS encoding SoxR reducing system RseC family protein, whose protein sequence is MEVGIIEHDGIVERVEKRCVRVKITSQSACGACKARQACGMAEAQEKIIVVPTSDAEQYRPGEEVRVGVRKKAGRIAVMLAYGGALVVLLAALVVTIVVCGASEGAGLLAALGSVAIYYLLLWVFRRRIEHTIQFTITKI, encoded by the coding sequence GTGGAGGTTGGAATCATCGAACACGACGGGATCGTCGAACGCGTCGAAAAAAGGTGCGTTCGCGTGAAGATCACCTCGCAAAGCGCTTGTGGAGCCTGCAAGGCCCGGCAGGCGTGCGGTATGGCCGAGGCGCAGGAGAAGATCATTGTCGTCCCGACGTCTGACGCGGAGCAGTATCGCCCCGGGGAGGAGGTCCGGGTCGGTGTCCGGAAAAAGGCCGGGCGCATCGCCGTTATGCTGGCATATGGCGGTGCGCTTGTCGTTTTGCTGGCGGCGCTCGTCGTGACGATCGTCGTCTGCGGAGCCTCCGAGGGCGCAGGGCTGCTGGCCGCACTGGGCAGCGTGGCAATCTACTACCTGCTGCTGTGGGTCTTCCGCCGCAGAATCGAACACACAATTCAATTTACAATAACTAAAATCTGA
- the pyk gene encoding pyruvate kinase: MYRMKKTKIVATMSDFRCTEEFVQKLFDAGMDVVRVNSAHVSEEGATKIVETVHRVNPAIPIMIDTKGPEIRVTTIADEYGNSIRFQAGDRVVVRGSDGSDLSTRKVIYMNVPSIVRDIPVGARMLIADGELEIRVLGKSDEELDCEFVVGGALRSRKSVNVPGVSIDLPSVTAKDRRFIEWAVRNDVDFIAHSFVRSARDVKAVQEILDAHGSNIKIISKIENQEGLDNIDEIIEASYGIMVARGDLGVELPAEEIPNAQRRIVEKCICAKRPVIIATQMLYSMVKSPRPTRAEVSDVASAIYERVDAVMLSDETAMGDYPVESVETMARVARAIERDGEHFQPMIDMNMVSVNHEITAQLARSAVRASTNLPIKYVILDTKTGRTGRYLAAFRGRKTVMAVCYSLHAQRILALSYGVVPILRKQELSDRYHFLVDALEFIDQYRKLDDEDLMAIVGGSFGPDGGASYVEISNVRNLRRRNAEIVAQQKA; the protein is encoded by the coding sequence ATGTACCGCATGAAAAAAACCAAGATCGTTGCCACCATGTCGGATTTCCGCTGCACCGAGGAGTTCGTCCAGAAGCTCTTCGACGCCGGAATGGACGTCGTCCGCGTCAATTCGGCCCACGTCTCCGAGGAGGGTGCCACGAAGATCGTCGAGACCGTACACCGGGTTAACCCCGCCATCCCGATCATGATCGACACGAAAGGTCCCGAGATCCGCGTCACGACGATCGCCGATGAATACGGAAACAGCATCCGCTTCCAGGCCGGTGACCGCGTCGTCGTGCGCGGCTCCGACGGCTCGGACCTCTCGACGCGCAAGGTCATTTACATGAACGTTCCCTCGATCGTCCGCGACATCCCCGTCGGCGCCCGCATGCTGATCGCCGACGGCGAGTTGGAGATCCGCGTTCTGGGCAAGAGTGACGAGGAGCTCGACTGTGAATTCGTGGTCGGCGGAGCCCTCCGCTCGCGCAAGAGCGTCAACGTGCCGGGTGTCTCGATCGACCTCCCGTCGGTGACGGCCAAGGACCGCCGCTTCATCGAGTGGGCCGTGCGCAACGACGTCGACTTCATCGCCCATTCGTTCGTCCGCTCGGCACGCGACGTGAAGGCCGTGCAGGAGATCCTCGACGCCCACGGCAGCAACATCAAGATCATCTCCAAGATCGAAAACCAGGAGGGGCTCGATAATATCGACGAGATCATCGAGGCCTCGTACGGCATCATGGTCGCCCGCGGCGACCTGGGGGTCGAACTCCCCGCCGAGGAGATCCCCAATGCCCAGCGCCGCATCGTCGAGAAGTGCATCTGCGCCAAGCGTCCGGTGATCATCGCCACGCAGATGCTCTATTCGATGGTCAAGTCGCCGCGCCCGACCCGTGCCGAAGTCAGCGACGTGGCCAGCGCCATCTACGAGCGCGTCGATGCCGTGATGCTGAGCGACGAGACCGCCATGGGCGACTATCCCGTCGAGTCGGTCGAGACGATGGCCCGCGTGGCCCGCGCCATCGAACGCGACGGCGAGCACTTCCAGCCGATGATCGACATGAACATGGTCTCCGTAAACCACGAAATCACCGCCCAGCTGGCGCGGTCGGCCGTGCGCGCCTCGACCAACCTGCCGATCAAGTATGTCATCCTCGACACCAAGACCGGCCGCACGGGGCGTTATCTGGCGGCGTTCCGCGGCCGCAAGACCGTCATGGCCGTTTGCTACTCGCTCCACGCGCAGCGCATTCTGGCCCTGTCGTACGGCGTAGTGCCCATTCTGCGCAAGCAGGAGCTCTCGGACCGCTACCACTTCCTGGTCGATGCGCTGGAGTTCATCGACCAGTACCGCAAACTCGATGACGAGGATCTGATGGCCATCGTCGGCGGCAGCTTCGGCCCCGACGGCGGCGCTTCGTACGTCGAGATCTCCAACGTGAGAAATCTCCGGCGCCGCAACGCCGAGATCGTCGCCCAG
- a CDS encoding 7-carboxy-7-deazaguanine synthase QueE, whose product MAVTTDPALFDGGRLLPLVEDFYTIQGEGFHAGKPAYFIRLGGCDVGCRWCDAKYTWNPKLYPPTDVRTVIERATSCPAQAIVITGGEPLLYPLGVLTDELRKKGLEIFLETSGSHPFSGVFDWVCLSPKRQQPPLDEAYGRADELKVIIESEADLEWAEQNAARVRRRCLLYLQPEWSRSEEVMPLLVEYAKAHPRWNISIQTHKYMHIP is encoded by the coding sequence ATGGCTGTGACAACTGATCCCGCGTTGTTCGACGGCGGGCGGCTGCTGCCCCTCGTCGAGGACTTCTATACGATTCAGGGCGAGGGTTTCCACGCCGGAAAGCCCGCCTATTTCATCCGGCTGGGCGGCTGCGACGTCGGCTGCCGGTGGTGCGACGCCAAGTATACGTGGAACCCGAAGCTCTATCCGCCGACCGACGTGCGGACGGTCATCGAGCGTGCCACGTCGTGTCCGGCGCAGGCCATCGTCATTACGGGCGGCGAACCGCTGCTCTATCCTCTGGGCGTGCTGACCGACGAACTGCGCAAAAAGGGTCTCGAGATCTTCCTCGAAACCTCCGGGTCGCACCCCTTCAGCGGGGTGTTCGACTGGGTCTGCCTCTCGCCTAAGCGGCAGCAGCCCCCGTTGGACGAGGCATACGGCCGGGCCGACGAACTGAAGGTAATCATCGAATCGGAGGCCGATCTGGAGTGGGCCGAGCAGAATGCCGCCCGCGTACGCCGGCGTTGCCTGCTCTACCTGCAGCCCGAATGGAGCCGTTCGGAGGAGGTCATGCCCCTGCTGGTGGAGTATGCCAAGGCCCATCCGCGCTGGAACATCTCGATCCAGACCCACAAGTACATGCATATTCCGTAG
- the rsxC gene encoding electron transport complex subunit RsxC, with the protein MKTFPIGGVHPSANKLSSAKAIEVLPLPEVVTIPLAQHIGAPAVAKVAKGDKVLTGQLIAEAGSFMSANIHSPISGTVTAVDLVANGQGLRQMMITIKREGDDWAEGIDRSETLVKECRLSAQEIIDRIKQAGIVGMGGATFPTHVKLSIPAGKKAECVIINGVECEPYLTSDHRVMLEHGEELVVGVTILMKAVGVEKAYIGIENNKPDAIAHLRKIVAAYKGIEVVPLQVRYPQGGEKQLIAAVTGRQVPPPPALPIDVGAVVCNASTTYAVYQAVQKGMPLIQRVVTITGKSLREPKNLLTRMGTPVSTLIAAAGGLPENTGKVINGGPMMGRAMVNLDSPVTKGCSGITVMAEHDARRRVATQCIKCAKCVAACPMGLEPYYLSKMTQKKNWDEIEARMITSCIECGCCQSTCPAYLPLLDWIRLGKQTTMGRIRARAAAAAPKK; encoded by the coding sequence ATGAAGACATTTCCAATAGGCGGAGTCCATCCGTCGGCAAACAAACTGAGCAGCGCCAAGGCCATCGAGGTGCTTCCGCTGCCCGAGGTGGTGACGATTCCCCTCGCGCAGCACATCGGAGCTCCGGCCGTGGCCAAGGTCGCCAAGGGCGACAAGGTCCTCACGGGGCAGCTCATCGCCGAAGCCGGCAGCTTCATGTCGGCAAACATCCACTCCCCGATCTCGGGTACGGTGACGGCCGTCGACCTGGTGGCCAACGGTCAGGGCCTGCGCCAGATGATGATCACCATCAAACGCGAGGGCGACGACTGGGCCGAGGGCATTGACCGCTCCGAAACGCTCGTCAAGGAGTGCCGCCTCTCCGCGCAGGAGATCATCGACCGCATCAAGCAGGCCGGCATCGTCGGCATGGGCGGCGCCACCTTCCCCACGCATGTCAAACTCTCGATCCCGGCCGGCAAGAAGGCCGAATGCGTCATCATCAACGGCGTCGAGTGCGAACCCTATCTGACCTCCGACCACCGCGTGATGCTCGAACACGGCGAAGAGCTGGTCGTTGGCGTCACGATCCTGATGAAGGCCGTGGGCGTCGAGAAGGCCTACATCGGTATCGAGAACAACAAGCCCGATGCCATCGCCCATCTGCGCAAGATCGTCGCTGCGTACAAGGGAATCGAGGTCGTGCCGCTGCAGGTGCGTTATCCGCAGGGCGGTGAGAAGCAGTTGATCGCTGCCGTGACGGGCCGTCAGGTGCCGCCCCCGCCCGCACTGCCGATCGACGTCGGCGCCGTGGTCTGCAACGCCTCGACCACCTATGCCGTCTACCAGGCCGTGCAGAAGGGCATGCCGCTCATTCAGCGCGTGGTGACGATCACCGGCAAGAGCCTCAGGGAGCCCAAGAACCTGCTGACGCGCATGGGTACCCCCGTTTCGACGCTGATCGCCGCCGCCGGCGGTCTGCCCGAAAATACGGGCAAGGTGATCAACGGCGGTCCGATGATGGGTCGCGCGATGGTCAACCTCGATTCGCCCGTCACGAAGGGCTGCTCGGGCATCACCGTGATGGCGGAACACGACGCCCGCCGCCGGGTGGCCACGCAGTGCATCAAGTGCGCCAAGTGCGTCGCCGCCTGCCCGATGGGTCTGGAGCCCTACTACCTCTCGAAGATGACCCAGAAGAAGAACTGGGACGAGATCGAGGCCCGCATGATCACCTCGTGCATCGAGTGCGGCTGCTGCCAGTCGACCTGCCCGGCCTATCTGCCGCTGCTGGACTGGATCCGTCTGGGCAAACAGACCACCATGGGGCGTATCCGCGCCCGTGCGGCCGCCGCTGCCCCCAAAAAATAA
- the hpt gene encoding hypoxanthine phosphoribosyltransferase, with protein MEDIIKLHDRKFKIMIPAAKIDQAVEAVAQRINHDYADKETPLFLGILNGSFMFMSDLIKKIEFQNELSFVKLASYEGTESSGQVRSLIGLTTPIEGRHVIIVEDIVDTGESIDHMIRDLEKRKPASIEVCTLFFKPGSYRKTRPIKYRAMEIGNEFIVGYGLDYNQLGRSLKDIYVVTE; from the coding sequence ATGGAGGATATCATAAAACTTCACGACAGGAAGTTCAAGATCATGATTCCCGCGGCCAAGATCGACCAGGCGGTCGAGGCGGTCGCCCAACGGATCAATCACGATTACGCCGACAAGGAGACCCCCTTGTTTCTGGGCATTCTCAACGGTTCGTTCATGTTCATGAGCGATCTGATCAAGAAGATCGAGTTCCAGAACGAACTCTCGTTCGTCAAACTCGCCTCCTACGAAGGCACCGAATCCTCGGGACAGGTGCGCAGTCTGATCGGTCTGACCACGCCGATCGAGGGCCGTCACGTCATCATCGTCGAGGACATCGTCGACACGGGCGAGTCGATCGACCACATGATCCGCGATCTGGAGAAGCGCAAACCTGCCTCGATCGAGGTCTGCACGCTCTTCTTCAAGCCCGGCTCCTACCGCAAGACACGCCCGATCAAGTATCGTGCCATGGAGATCGGTAATGAATTCATCGTCGGCTACGGTCTGGACTACAACCAGCTGGGCCGCAGTCTGAAGGATATTTACGTCGTGACGGAGTAA